A single Anatilimnocola floriformis DNA region contains:
- a CDS encoding 3'-5' exonuclease, whose product MNSGIATRRITEMPVAVIDFETTGLTPGFDRVVEVAVVRIDPGKSPRLVFDTLINPCRPMAATEVHGISDADVASAPKFKDIAGELLTATQGCILAAYNVYFDIRFLNYELANAGVMHQPPHFCLMYLRTMLGLGTRCKLEDACRFHSVEFASSHFASQDALAASQLYACYLSEIQRQGVATFADLANLRTYKFNSSFGCSPFPDPTTFGLRRFDKLVSRAGVAAPVDPTRQAIAAYWDALKTVLADLEITEEELEYVAAERARGGLQEEQIRVIHARAFVSVLSQFAADRWIDDRESRKLKRLNACLAKLGWAPGM is encoded by the coding sequence ATGAATTCCGGGATTGCAACACGGCGTATTACTGAAATGCCAGTAGCCGTCATCGACTTCGAAACCACAGGCCTGACTCCAGGATTTGACCGAGTCGTAGAAGTGGCCGTCGTGCGAATTGATCCAGGCAAATCGCCGCGATTAGTGTTCGATACTCTTATCAATCCTTGTCGCCCAATGGCTGCGACAGAAGTTCATGGGATTAGCGATGCCGATGTCGCATCGGCTCCCAAGTTCAAAGACATTGCCGGAGAACTGCTGACCGCCACGCAAGGCTGCATCCTTGCTGCCTATAACGTTTATTTCGATATCAGGTTTCTCAACTATGAGTTAGCCAATGCGGGGGTGATGCACCAGCCGCCCCATTTTTGCTTGATGTACCTGCGGACGATGCTTGGCTTGGGAACACGCTGCAAACTCGAAGACGCCTGCCGGTTCCATTCTGTCGAATTTGCTTCGAGCCACTTTGCCTCGCAAGACGCACTGGCCGCGAGTCAGTTGTATGCCTGCTATTTGTCCGAGATTCAGCGTCAAGGCGTGGCCACCTTTGCCGACCTCGCAAATCTAAGGACTTACAAATTCAACAGCAGCTTTGGTTGCAGCCCGTTCCCAGATCCGACCACTTTCGGATTGCGTCGATTCGACAAATTAGTGTCGCGCGCGGGCGTCGCTGCTCCTGTCGATCCCACCCGCCAGGCGATTGCTGCTTACTGGGATGCCCTGAAGACCGTGCTCGCCGATTTGGAAATCACGGAGGAAGAACTTGAGTATGTCGCTGCAGAGCGCGCTCGTGGCGGACTACAGGAAGAACAAATTCGCGTGATTCATGCACGGGCCTTTGTCAGTGTCCTCTCGCAATTTGCCGCCGACCGGTGGATCGACGATCGCGAGTCACGCAAGCTCAAGAGACTGAATGCGTGCCTCGCAAAACTGGGTTGGGCACCGGGTATGTAA